ATAAGTCTGCTATTTATAGAATATACTAGCTCAATTCTACTTAATTTTTTGCATGATGAACTAACCATTAACGAATCCACTCTAACTTTTTTATTATCAACAGATAAATACTTAGCAATGCTTTCGGATAAAGCTTCAACTTCAGCTTTTATTAAGTCTTCATTAGTTGACGCTTCATATTCAACAAGTCTGTTTCTAAAATTTGTTAGAGTATTTATAGATACTGGTTGTGTTTCATAATTAGTTGTATTTAAAGCATATTGATATCTTACATCGAAATGAATAGAGCCGATAAGCTCTTCATCAGTCTGCTGAAATATTTCTTTTATAATTAGTAAGCCAAGAATAACATTAATAGGTGAATTAGGCCTTGAGGCTTTATTGCTATATAAAACCGAAAAACGCTCCTCATTTATTCGCGGAAAAATATGATCCTTAAATGCCTTAGCCCAACTTTTATTTAAAATATCTTGAAGGTATTTTGGCATTTGGTTGATTGGTTCAAATAATGAAGTTTGTTGAAGGTCATTTTTGCAAAACATAGTAATTCTCCTCATACGTTTAATTTTATAATGCTATTATATCATTAAATTCTAATTGGATGATATTTGTCAGCTTTTTGTGGTCTAATCATAATATAAAAGATATTAATGTTAAACAACTAAATGAAATTATAAAGATAAATATTGTTCACTACTTTAAAACTAGTATTAGCTCTCCTATAGAAGTTAATAAAGATGAGATAGATGAAACTCAAATAATACATAGTTATTTACAAAGTAGTAACTGTAATTATATTACAATCACTGAAAATTTGCTTGATCTGGAGTATAATTCAGAATTAGACGCATTAATAACCAAATTGCTAATTATTTAAAGCATTGAGAAGTTCATTATATCAAAAACAAAAGATTTGGAGCATCACTCTTTAAACGTATTTTTTAAATTGATATTTTCCTTAGGATGTTGCGGAAAAACGAAGTATTTAAGTTGCTATAAAAAACATTAAGTAGAACTCTATTTAGATATATTTTCTACTTTAGGCTAAAATTTTTGACATTTTTTATATCTATTAAATTACGTAACTTGTACCGGTTAAATTTTCACAAGGCACTGACCCCTTTGTGAGGGAAGAATTTCCGAACTTGAAACAGATATATACTGAAGCTAAAGAAATTTAAATGAATAATACAACAATAGAAATTTAGATAAAACCAATGAAAAATAATATATGTTTTTATGATTAAATAAAAATTATATTCATCCCAAAACCACCAATTAGTTAGATTATAATTTCTAATTGGTAGTTACTACATTATTCTTACCTTTTTCAGTAATTGAAATTAAGCTTGATCTCTTATCATTTGTAATTTAAAACTCCCAGGGGATTTTGGCAAACAAACTATTTACCTTGATAAAAGTGTTTCTTTAAATCTTTTAGGTTGCTTGTACTTGGAAATTTTTGTTCTCCCTGGCAGGTTGTGCGAAAATGTAAATTATATAGTATAATTTTTATATTACTAGAAAATTAATATTAGGAGCAATGATTATGAATTACATTATTGGTGAAGATAGAACTCAAATAAAAATTGAATCGATTGATAGTTATGTAAATGAAAATAATGAAGTAAGAGTTATAGATAAAATTGTTGACGTTATGGATATAGAATCATTAGGTTTCAATATTGGAAAAAACGATACCGTAGGTCGACCTAAGTTTAACCCGAGAGATATTCTTAAATTGTATATCTATGGATATTTTAATGGGATAAGATCTTCACGTAAATTAGCTAAACAATGTGCTATTAATAAAGAAGTAATTTGGTTGGTTAAAGGACTTGCTCCTAAATATAGAGTTATTGCAGACTTTAGAAAAGATAATTCAGATGCATTTGAAGCTGTTTTTAAATCATTTGTTAACTATTGTATTGAATTGGATTTGTATGGGAGAGAGCTTATAGCTGTAGATGGTACAAAATTAGAAGCTTCCGCTTCGAAAAGAAAACATTACAGTAAAAATAAATTAGCAAAAATGAAAGAATTGGCTCAAAGTAAAATACTAGAATATCTTCATGATATAGATATAAATGATAATAATGATGATGAAATAACCTCAAAAGATATCGATAAAGATAAAATAGTTGAATCTATTAAAAGATTAGAAGAAAAAGTAGCCTATTATGATAACTTAGAAAATACTCTTATTAAAAATGATACTAATGAAATCAATCTTACAGACCCTGACGCCAAAACTGTAAAATTTGGTGCAAATCAAGGTACGGATGTAGGATATAATGTTCAATCAGTAGTAGATTCCAAGAATAAATTAATAGCTACATTTGAAGTAATAAATAATTCCGCCGACCAAGGTCAGTTATACAATATGAGCAAAAAAGCTAAAGATATATTTGAGTGTGAAACTATTGAAGTGCTTGCTGACAAAGGTTATTTTGATACTAAGGATTTTAAAAAATGTGAACAAGAAAAGATTATTTCATATGTATCTAAGCCTAGATATTCTAATAGCATTGGTGACTCTAGATATTTTTTAGATAGATTTAGATATGATAATAATAAAGATATATATATTTGTCCAGAAGGAAAAATATTAGAATGTATTAATAAAAAAACAAAAAGTAACTCAAGAAGATATTGTAATTCTGAAGCTTGTCAACACTGCAAAAATAAATCTAAATGTACAACTTCATCTATAGGAAGAACAATAACTCGTACCGAAATGGAGCAATTTGCGGAAATTGTAAATAATAGAGTTAAAAATAATCAAGTCAAATATTCGCAGCGTCAAGCATTGGTTGAACATCCTTTCGGGACATTAAAAAGAAGTATGAATTTTTACCATTTACTGTTAAGAGGTTTTAGCAAAGTAAGGGGTGAAATTAGTATTACCTTTTTTAGTTACAATTTAAAAAGAGTCATAAAGATTCTAGGAGTTAAGGGGATATTACAGTCCCTAAAGCTACTAATTTCTAATTTAATATGTTACATATATAAAATAACAACTGTAAGATTTAGTTACAATCGTTATTCTATACAAAAAGTTTGATTTATGCACAACCTGCTGGGGGTACTTATGAGACACGGAGTGTTGAAGTTGCTATTAGTATCTAATTTCAATCCACGCACCCGTGAAGGATGCGACGTATTTGGATTGGTTTTTTATGGTTTGTTCTTAAATTTCAATCCACGCACCCGTGAAGGATGCGACAGCAACTATATTTGTGCCTATTTCAGCCATTTTAATTTCAATCCA
The DNA window shown above is from Clostridium beijerinckii and carries:
- a CDS encoding IS1182 family transposase — protein: MIMNYIIGEDRTQIKIESIDSYVNENNEVRVIDKIVDVMDIESLGFNIGKNDTVGRPKFNPRDILKLYIYGYFNGIRSSRKLAKQCAINKEVIWLVKGLAPKYRVIADFRKDNSDAFEAVFKSFVNYCIELDLYGRELIAVDGTKLEASASKRKHYSKNKLAKMKELAQSKILEYLHDIDINDNNDDEITSKDIDKDKIVESIKRLEEKVAYYDNLENTLIKNDTNEINLTDPDAKTVKFGANQGTDVGYNVQSVVDSKNKLIATFEVINNSADQGQLYNMSKKAKDIFECETIEVLADKGYFDTKDFKKCEQEKIISYVSKPRYSNSIGDSRYFLDRFRYDNNKDIYICPEGKILECINKKTKSNSRRYCNSEACQHCKNKSKCTTSSIGRTITRTEMEQFAEIVNNRVKNNQVKYSQRQALVEHPFGTLKRSMNFYHLLLRGFSKVRGEISITFFSYNLKRVIKILGVKGILQSLKLLISNLICYIYKITTVRFSYNRYSIQKV